The following proteins are encoded in a genomic region of Arachis ipaensis cultivar K30076 chromosome B02, Araip1.1, whole genome shotgun sequence:
- the LOC107627114 gene encoding uncharacterized protein LOC107627114, whose protein sequence is MYQVRRGLQSDIYSSVGPMEIRTFSELVNKSRVAEECVRKAAAERGSLRGSFPLSRGKSFAPKGPPFKRGDFAPQRTQGQNNFRRCGSYHLGAPCKAGWDLCYSCGKPGHRASNCSEKQKQGTRRPQQPGRVFITSAIGAEGSETLIRGKCEIAGQVLNALFDFGVSHSFIAFEKASELELKIVTLGYDLKVYNATHEAMVTRLGCPQFSFRVKQRDFVHNLVCLPMVGLDLILGLDWLSKNHVLLDCSTKSVYFMSEDTEGLVVVNNYYLNSMIVNCFGAECQGILLLTVGVSGDDQNLEQIPVVCEFSEVFPDDIAEFSTHREVEFAIELVPKIGPISIAPFRMSPLEMAELKSQLEDLLVFMDYMNRIFRLFLDKFVVVFIDDILVYSKNEDHAEHLRTVLQILKEKKFYAKLSKYEFWKCEVKFLGHIVSKKGISVYPAKVEAVMEWKRPTSVTEIRSFLGLAGYYRRFIKRF, encoded by the exons ATGTATCAAGTACGAAGAGGGCTTCAAAGTGACATCTACAGTTCAGTGGGGCCGATGGAGATCAGGACTTTCTCCGAGTTAGTTAACAAAAGCAGAGTTGCCGAAGAGTGTGTGAGGAAGGCAGCTGCAGAAAGAGGAAGCCTGAGGGGATCATTCCCACTCAGCCGAGGGAAGAGTTTTGCTCCTAAAGGTCCGCCCTTCAAGCGGGGAGATTTTGCACCACAGAGGACTCAGGGTCAGAATAACTTCAGAag GTGTGGGAGTTACCATCTTGGTGCTCCATGCAAGGCCGGTTGGGATCTATGTTACTCATGTGGGAAGCCGGGGCACCGAGCCTCCAATTGTTCAGAGAAGCAGAAACAAGGTACCAGGAGACCACAGCAGCCTGGACGGGTGTTTATTACTTCAGCTATAGGGGCCGAGGGGTCCGAGACACTTATCCGAGGTAAATGTGAAATAGCGGGTCAAGTTTTAAATGCCTTGTTTGATTTTGGAGtatcacattcattcattgcatttgagaaggcTAGTGAGTTAGAGTTGAAGATCGTAACGTTAGGTTATGACCTGAAGGTGTATAATgccacccatgaagccatggtaactaggcttgGATGTCCGCAATTTTCCTTTAGGGTCAAGCAGCGTGACTTTGTACACAATCTAGTCTGTTTGCCGATGGtaggtcttgatcttatcttggggttGGACTGGTTGTCCAAGAACCACGTTCTACTCGACTGTTCCACGAAATCAGTGTACTTCATGTCAGAAGATACGGAAGGGCTGGTCGTGGTAAATAACTATTACTTGAATTCCATGATAGTGAATTGTTTTGGGGCTGAATGTCAAGGCATTCTGTTGTTAACCGTGGGCGTCTCGGGTGATGATCAAAACTTAGAGCAGATTCCGGTTGTATGTGAGTTTTCTGAAGTATTTCCCGATGACATCGCGGAATTTTCGACTCATCGAGAGGTTGAATTTGCGATCGAATTGGTGCCGAAAATAGGGCCAATCTCGATTGCTCCTTTTAGGATGTCTCCACTAGAGATGGCCGAGCTGAAATCTCAACTCGAGGATCTTCTGG tgtttatggattatatgaataGGATCTTCCGTCTGTTTCTGGAtaaatttgttgttgtcttcattgatgacatactGGTTTATTCCAAGAATGAGGATcatgcggaacacttgaggaccgtgttgcagataCTAAAAGAGAAGAAATTCTATGCGAAACTATCTAAATACGAGTTCTGGAAATGTGAGGTGAAGTTCTTGGGTCACATAGTGAGTAAAAAGGGTATATCAGTATATCCTGCTAAAGTGGAAGCAGTGATGGAGTGGAAGCGACCGACCTCAGTTaccgagataaggagttttctgggtttagccgGCTACTATCGGAGATTCATCAAAAGATTCTAA
- the LOC107627115 gene encoding uncharacterized protein LOC107627115: protein MQRAGNIVVNRFDRRNEVFEVHEIPSEKVLVVDLARRRCDCGHFQVEQLPCRNVITCCANQRLDWQIYVNDVYKMSEIQKVYREKFVPLGDTETWPDYTGVTLVANLALRRKSKGCPKSTCYLNEMDSQEIRGPRVCRLCRNQGHSRSRCPQRAGPSGVDCSGAS, encoded by the coding sequence ATGCAGCGCGCAGGTAACATCGTTGTGAATCGGTTTGATAGAAGAAACGAGGTGTTTGAGGTGCACGAAATACCTAGTGAAAAAGTGTTAGTTGTTGATCTTGCACGACGGAGGTGCGACTGTGGGCATTTTCAGGTGGAGCAACTTCCATGTCGCAATGTTATTACGTGCTGTGCTAACCAGCGACTGGATTGGCAGATATATGTTAACGATGTATATAAAATGTCAGAAATTCAGAAGGTCTATAGAGAGAAGTTTGTCCCGTTGGGCGACACGGAGACATGGCCTGATTACACAGGAGTGACCTTGGTTGCGAATTTGGCCTTGCGACGAAAGTCAAAAGGTTGTCCCAAATCGACTTGCTATCTGAATGAAATGGATTCACAGGAAATACGTGGTCCCCGGGTATGCCGTCTTTGCAGAAATCAGGGTCATAGTCGTAGTAGATGTCCTCAACGTGCTGGACCAAGTGGGGTTGATTGCAGTGGAGCCTCGTAG